Proteins from a genomic interval of Schistocerca piceifrons isolate TAMUIC-IGC-003096 chromosome 3, iqSchPice1.1, whole genome shotgun sequence:
- the LOC124787740 gene encoding piggyBac transposable element-derived protein 4-like, protein MYQFFAIIIHMCLVHKPNITDYWSNDLMLDSSLPAKIMKRDRFRSIYFMLHVNNNDNYVRRGQPNHDPIHKIRPFFDNFVLKSKNSFSPGENLTVDEGLCPFRGRIRFRVYIKNKPSRYGIKFFILSDSATGYVLNCEVYTGAGEKDNSADSVVLRLCNSYLRKGHTLYMDRFYTSVKLFEKLFDEGTSAVGTVMRNRRGLPQEFKQNKLRRGEIVFKRKNSVLALHWKDTRDVFALSTKHRMTSSVTKTKSKAGMVEKLKPDLILDYNKNKTGVDHGDQLVTSYYFQRRTMKWWKKVFFHVFMMCVVNSYILYKKLRPVSHKRTSLFTFMVNLGKQILEKSGEVFNENEKQGSAANRLTARHFPSHVPSTTSKKYASRYCIVCSEKGARSTGKRVRRETRWWCEECNVGLCLPDCFKQYHTKTNFTQ, encoded by the coding sequence ATGTatcagttttttgctataattattcACATGTGCCTTGTACACAAACCAAATATTACGGACTATTGGAGCAATGACCTAATGCTAGATTCCTCCTTACCTGCAAAAATCATGAAAAGAGACAGATTTAGGTCAATTTACTTTATGCTTCACGTAAATAACAACGACAATTATGTACGAAGGGGTCAACCAAACCATGATCCTATACACAAAATCCGACCTTTTTTTGATAACTTTGTACTGAAAAGCAAGAACAGTTTTTCTCCTGGCGAGAATCTCACAGTTGATGAAGGTTTATGTCCATTCAGAGGGAGAATTCGATTTCGAGTATATATCAAGAACAAACCGAGCAGGTatggtataaaatttttcattctaaGTGATTCAGCAACAGGATATGTTTTGAACTGTGAAGTGTACACCGGTGCAGGTGAAAAAGACAACAGTGCAGATTCAGTGGTGCTACGTTTGTGCAACAGTTATCTACGTAAGGGTCATACATTGTACATGGACCGCTTTTATACttctgtaaaattatttgaaaagttgTTTGATGAGGGCACATCTGCTGTTGGCACAGTAATGAGAAACAGAAGAGGCCTACCACAGGAATTCAAACAGAATAAACTAAGAAGAGGTGAAATcgtattcaagagaaaaaattccGTGCTAGCACTTCACTGGAAAGATACTAGGGATGTGTTTGCCCTTTCTACCAAACATAGAATGACAAGTAGTGTTACTAAGACAAAATCCAAGGCTGGAATGGTAGAAAAACTGAAGCCTGATCTCATACttgattataataaaaataaaactggtgtTGATCATGGAGATCAGCTGGTGACCTCCTATTATTTTCAACGACGAACGATGAAATGGTGGAAAAAGgtattttttcatgtatttatgaTGTGCGTGGTCAATTCTTACATTCTGTACAAGAAACTTCGGCCTGTCTCTCACAAACGAACCAGCTTGTTTACTTTTATGGTGAACCTGGGaaaacaaatactggagaaatccgGCGAAGTTTTCAACGAAAATGAAAAGCAGGGTTCAGCAGCAAACAGGCTAACAGCAAGGCATTTCCCCTCtcacgtcccatcgacaacaagcAAGAAATATGCATCAAGATATTGCATTGTTTGCTCTGAGAAGGGCGCACGGAGTACTGGCAAACGAGTGAGAAGGGAGACGAGATGGTGGTGTGAAGAATGTAATGTAGGATTGTGTCTACCTGACTGTTTCAAGCAATATCACACAAAGACAAATTTTACTCAATGA